One Gordonia mangrovi genomic region harbors:
- a CDS encoding FadR/GntR family transcriptional regulator, which yields MTDNSLAAIFATRSDGERGIRTPKTAELVARKLRSMIVDGELSAGDHLPNEAELMELFSVSRPTLREAIRVLEAERLVEVRRGSRSGAKVCIPGPEVVARPASLLLELAGATVADVYRALEAVEPAAARLLAEEGDETAFDELERFVDEVVPDEYASGQFGKAAAEFHSLMVRLSGSPTLALISGMVHEIFERNHVAFAQQNVNRDRAQHESNYKLFVRSQRKFIKLLRARDGAGAFAHWQKHMGVAREFVMLGREDLKVQDLLD from the coding sequence GTGACCGACAACTCCCTGGCAGCGATCTTTGCGACGCGTTCCGACGGCGAGCGGGGCATCCGTACCCCCAAGACCGCGGAGCTCGTCGCCCGCAAGCTGCGCAGCATGATCGTCGACGGCGAGCTTTCCGCAGGCGACCACCTGCCCAACGAAGCCGAACTGATGGAGTTGTTCTCGGTCAGCAGGCCGACACTGCGCGAGGCCATCCGCGTGCTCGAGGCCGAACGACTCGTCGAGGTGCGCCGCGGGTCCCGCTCGGGCGCCAAGGTGTGTATCCCCGGACCCGAGGTTGTCGCGCGGCCCGCATCGCTGCTGCTGGAACTCGCGGGTGCCACCGTCGCCGATGTCTATCGGGCACTGGAGGCCGTGGAGCCCGCCGCCGCGCGCTTGCTCGCGGAGGAAGGCGATGAGACCGCCTTCGATGAACTCGAGCGATTCGTCGACGAGGTGGTGCCCGACGAGTACGCATCCGGGCAATTCGGCAAGGCCGCGGCCGAGTTCCATTCGCTCATGGTGCGGTTGTCGGGCAGCCCGACACTCGCCCTCATCTCCGGCATGGTGCACGAGATCTTCGAACGCAATCACGTCGCGTTCGCGCAGCAGAACGTGAATCGCGATCGTGCGCAACATGAGTCGAACTACAAGTTGTTCGTCCGGTCTCAGCGGAAGTTCATCAAGCTGCTCCGCGCGCGCGACGGTGCCGGAGCATTTGCCCACTGGCAGAAACACATGGGCGTTGCCCGTGAGTTCGTCATGCTTGGGCGGGAGGACCTCAAGGTGCAGGACCTGCTGGACTGA
- a CDS encoding enoyl-CoA hydratase/isomerase family protein: MELENLTTVIAELHEHVLTITLNRPERMNSFTNVMREEFRGVWEFARESDDVHVIVLRGAGERAFSTGMDTREGTFVSDNVFSRRDPGIDLSPKQNGCWKPLISAVHGMAAGGALYWLNESDIIVASDDAQFFDPHVSYGLVAALEPIGLAHRIPIGEVLRMVLLGLDERMSAERAREIGFVSEIVARDELWTRADVLARRIAAKPPAAIQGSVRAIWESRDTGRSQALATGMAYTSLGNPIGKAQVVRSEVATREYEVR, translated from the coding sequence ATGGAACTCGAGAACCTGACCACGGTGATCGCCGAACTCCACGAGCACGTGCTGACCATCACCCTCAACCGCCCGGAGCGGATGAACTCGTTCACCAATGTCATGCGGGAGGAATTCCGCGGCGTCTGGGAGTTCGCCCGCGAATCCGACGACGTGCACGTCATCGTCTTGCGCGGGGCAGGCGAACGAGCCTTCTCCACCGGGATGGACACCCGCGAGGGGACCTTCGTCTCCGACAACGTGTTCAGCCGGCGCGACCCCGGAATCGATCTGTCGCCCAAACAGAACGGCTGCTGGAAGCCGCTGATCAGCGCGGTGCACGGGATGGCTGCCGGCGGTGCGCTGTACTGGCTCAACGAATCCGACATCATCGTCGCGAGTGACGACGCACAGTTTTTCGACCCGCACGTCTCCTACGGCCTGGTGGCCGCGCTCGAACCCATCGGACTGGCGCACCGCATCCCCATCGGTGAGGTGCTCCGGATGGTCCTGCTGGGCCTGGACGAGCGGATGTCCGCCGAGCGAGCCAGGGAGATCGGATTTGTCTCCGAGATCGTTGCCCGAGACGAGCTATGGACGCGGGCCGACGTGCTCGCACGACGCATCGCCGCCAAGCCACCGGCGGCAATCCAGGGCAGTGTTCGGGCCATTTGGGAATCCCGCGACACCGGGAGGTCGCAAGCACTGGCCACCGGAATGGCCTACACGTCACTGGGCAACCCGATCGGCAAGGCCCAGGTGGTCCGGTCCGAGGTCGCCACGCGCGAGTACGAAGTCAGGTAA
- a CDS encoding acetaldehyde dehydrogenase (acetylating), with protein MAAKLTAAIIGSGNIGTDLMYKLQRSEVIEPRWMVGIDADSEGMKRAADHGLITMSGGADELLGSSDKPDLIFEATSAYVHREYAPKYEAAGITAVDLTPAAVGPAVVPPANLREHLDAPNTNMITCGGQATIPMVHAVSSVVPVPYAEIVASVASVSAGPGTRANIDEFTKTTSKGIETIGGAVRGKAIIILNPADPPMIMRDTIFCAIPEDADTDAIAESIRKREKEIQQYVPGYRLLQDPQFDPPSAINGGHARVSIFVEVEGAGDFLPPYSGNLDIMTAAATKVGEEIAKTKLGASA; from the coding sequence GTGGCAGCCAAACTGACCGCAGCGATCATCGGGTCGGGCAACATCGGCACCGACCTGATGTACAAGCTGCAACGATCCGAGGTCATCGAACCTCGCTGGATGGTCGGTATCGACGCCGACTCCGAGGGCATGAAGCGGGCCGCGGACCACGGGCTGATCACCATGAGTGGTGGTGCCGATGAGCTGCTCGGGTCGTCGGACAAACCCGACCTGATCTTCGAGGCCACCTCGGCCTACGTGCATCGTGAGTATGCGCCGAAATACGAGGCGGCCGGGATCACCGCCGTCGACCTCACCCCCGCGGCGGTCGGGCCGGCGGTGGTGCCGCCGGCCAATCTGCGTGAACACCTCGACGCACCGAACACCAACATGATCACCTGTGGTGGGCAGGCGACGATTCCGATGGTGCATGCGGTGTCGTCGGTGGTGCCGGTGCCATATGCGGAGATCGTCGCCTCGGTCGCGTCGGTGTCGGCTGGGCCGGGTACGCGCGCCAACATCGACGAGTTCACCAAGACGACGTCGAAGGGCATCGAGACCATCGGTGGTGCCGTGCGTGGCAAGGCGATCATCATCCTGAATCCGGCCGACCCGCCGATGATCATGCGTGACACCATCTTCTGCGCGATCCCGGAGGACGCCGACACCGACGCGATTGCCGAGTCGATTCGCAAGCGTGAGAAAGAGATCCAACAGTACGTGCCGGGCTATCGACTGTTGCAGGATCCGCAGTTCGATCCGCCCTCGGCCATCAACGGCGGCCACGCCCGGGTGTCGATCTTCGTCGAGGTCGAAGGCGCCGGCGATTTCTTGCCGCCGTACTCGGGCAACCTCGACATCATGACCGCCGCCGCCACCAAGGTGGGCGAAGAGATCGCAAAGACGAAGTTGGGAGCCTCGGCATGA
- the dmpG gene encoding 4-hydroxy-2-oxovalerate aldolase, with product MTIATPDLMANARKYSDTLDIRITDSSLRDGSHHKRHQFTEQEVRDIVGALDASGVPVIEVTHGDGLGGSSFNYGFSKTPEQQLIKAAAETAKQAKIAFLMLPGLGTKDDIRAAQDNGGQICRIATHCTEADVSIQHFGLARDLGLETVGFLMMSHSQPPEKLAEQARIMADAGCQCVYVVDSAGALVLEDVTYRVQALRAELGDDAQIGFHGHENLDIAVANSINAIRAGAQQIDGSIRRFGAGAGNTPTEAFVGVCDKLGITTGVDFMKIADAAQDVVRPAMPSECLVDRSAMMMGYAGCYSSFLKHAEGHAERHNVSAAEILIEAGNRKLVGGQEDQLIDIALELKKKQDANAGV from the coding sequence ATGACTATCGCCACCCCGGATTTGATGGCCAACGCCCGCAAGTACTCCGACACGCTCGACATCCGCATCACCGACTCGTCGTTGCGCGACGGCAGCCACCACAAGCGTCACCAGTTCACCGAGCAGGAGGTGCGTGACATCGTCGGCGCGCTCGACGCGTCGGGTGTGCCGGTGATCGAGGTGACCCACGGCGACGGACTCGGCGGATCGTCGTTCAACTACGGTTTCTCCAAAACCCCGGAGCAGCAACTGATCAAGGCTGCTGCTGAGACGGCGAAGCAGGCCAAGATCGCGTTCCTGATGCTGCCCGGACTCGGCACCAAGGACGACATCCGGGCTGCGCAGGACAACGGTGGGCAGATCTGCCGCATCGCCACCCACTGCACCGAGGCCGACGTGTCGATCCAGCACTTCGGGCTCGCCCGCGATCTCGGGTTGGAGACCGTCGGATTCCTGATGATGAGCCATTCGCAGCCGCCCGAGAAGCTGGCCGAACAGGCCCGCATCATGGCCGACGCCGGCTGCCAGTGCGTGTACGTGGTCGACTCCGCAGGCGCACTGGTCCTCGAGGACGTCACCTACCGGGTGCAGGCGCTACGAGCCGAACTCGGTGATGATGCGCAGATCGGCTTCCACGGGCACGAGAACCTCGACATCGCAGTGGCCAACTCCATCAACGCCATTCGTGCCGGCGCGCAGCAGATCGACGGCTCGATCCGCCGCTTCGGGGCCGGTGCCGGAAACACGCCGACCGAGGCATTCGTCGGGGTGTGCGACAAGTTGGGTATCACCACCGGCGTGGATTTCATGAAGATCGCCGACGCCGCCCAGGATGTGGTGCGACCGGCGATGCCGTCGGAATGCCTGGTGGATCGCTCGGCGATGATGATGGGCTACGCCGGCTGCTACTCGAGCTTCCTCAAGCACGCCGAGGGGCACGCCGAACGCCACAACGTCTCGGCCGCCGAGATTCTCATCGAAGCCGGTAATCGGAAGTTGGTCGGCGGACAAGAAGATCAGCTGATCGACATCGCGTTGGAACTGAAGAAGAAGCAGGACGCGAACGCGGGGGTCTGA
- a CDS encoding class I adenylate-forming enzyme family protein, with the protein MNIGLLLDMAADGFGDRVVIGPQDSGITAAQLRSMADAGAEVIRAHSAEAVVYLAVNGPAFPVAMFAAARAGVPLVPVNYRLGSEQLDALLANHPSALGIADAEHVHILQRAGLATITPEQWMISAQTTEPTVDGGNDAAPEVPAVIIYTSGTTAAPKGVLLRNENLTSYVFGSVEFANAGEDQAALVSVPPYHIAAVANVISNLYAGRRTMVLEQFTPEQWLHTVRAEHITNALVVPTMLSRIVESDADKDIPSLRNLAYGGAPMPSRVIERALELWPQVGFVNAYGLTETSSTIAVLGPDDHRDALAGTDERIRARLGSVGRALPGVVIEIRDDDGALLGPDEVGRICVAGEQVSAEYAGIGRVTDEQGFFDTRDKGYLDADGFLFVGGRADDTIIRGAENIAPAEIEDVILRHPDVLDVAVVGVPDDEWGQRIEAAVVLRPGVEVDSESLRDHVRKALRSSKTPDRFVYWPEVPRTETGKLVRRHVVDRLVNLSEPASEPA; encoded by the coding sequence ATGAACATCGGACTGTTGCTGGACATGGCCGCCGACGGTTTCGGTGACCGGGTGGTCATCGGGCCACAGGACTCCGGGATCACCGCGGCGCAGCTGCGTAGCATGGCCGACGCCGGCGCCGAGGTCATCCGAGCGCACTCCGCGGAGGCGGTGGTCTATCTCGCGGTGAACGGTCCGGCATTCCCGGTGGCGATGTTCGCCGCGGCACGTGCCGGGGTGCCGCTCGTCCCGGTCAACTATCGACTCGGTTCCGAACAACTCGATGCGCTGCTTGCCAATCACCCGTCGGCGCTCGGCATCGCCGATGCCGAGCACGTACACATCCTGCAGCGCGCAGGACTCGCCACCATCACTCCCGAACAGTGGATGATCAGCGCGCAGACGACCGAGCCCACCGTAGACGGCGGCAACGACGCTGCGCCCGAGGTCCCGGCGGTGATCATTTACACCTCCGGAACCACGGCGGCACCGAAGGGGGTGTTGTTGCGCAATGAGAACCTGACCTCGTACGTCTTCGGTTCAGTGGAGTTCGCCAACGCAGGGGAGGACCAGGCCGCTCTCGTCAGCGTCCCGCCCTACCACATCGCCGCCGTGGCCAACGTGATCAGCAACCTCTACGCGGGCCGGCGGACGATGGTGCTCGAACAGTTCACACCGGAGCAATGGCTGCACACGGTGCGCGCGGAACATATCACCAACGCGCTCGTCGTACCGACAATGTTGTCGAGGATCGTGGAGTCCGACGCCGACAAAGACATACCGTCACTGCGCAACCTCGCCTACGGCGGCGCGCCGATGCCCTCGCGGGTCATCGAGCGGGCGCTCGAACTCTGGCCCCAGGTCGGCTTCGTGAACGCCTACGGTCTCACCGAGACCAGTTCCACCATCGCAGTTCTCGGACCCGACGATCACCGCGATGCGCTCGCCGGCACTGATGAACGCATCCGGGCACGTCTGGGCTCGGTCGGGCGCGCCCTACCCGGCGTCGTCATCGAGATCCGCGACGACGACGGCGCCCTGCTCGGACCCGACGAGGTGGGCCGGATCTGCGTGGCCGGCGAGCAGGTCTCTGCCGAGTACGCCGGTATCGGCCGGGTGACCGATGAACAGGGCTTCTTCGACACCCGCGACAAGGGTTACCTCGACGCCGACGGCTTCTTGTTCGTCGGTGGCCGTGCGGACGACACCATCATCCGCGGCGCGGAGAACATCGCGCCCGCCGAGATCGAAGACGTCATCCTGCGCCACCCCGACGTCCTCGACGTCGCGGTGGTGGGTGTTCCCGATGACGAGTGGGGTCAGCGCATCGAGGCGGCGGTGGTGCTGCGACCCGGAGTCGAGGTCGACTCGGAGTCGCTGCGAGATCACGTCCGTAAGGCGCTGCGTAGCAGCAAGACCCCGGACCGGTTCGTCTACTGGCCTGAGGTTCCGAGAACCGAGACCGGCAAGTTGGTCCGCCGCCATGTGGTGGACCGCCTGGTCAACCTGAGTGAACCGGCGTCGGAGCCCGCATGA
- a CDS encoding 2-keto-4-pentenoate hydratase gives MAVDQAIREQIAADLWNAEHSAVAIDRPTDSYQGLDVVDAYEIQLINIRKRLDAGAKVAGHKVGLASEAMQKMMNVDEPDYGHLLDEMQYFEKTPIDAAKLCFPRVEVEVGFILGKDLPGAGCTNDDVIDAVEWVVPSIELIDSRITDWKITLCDTIADNASSCGWILGEQRVPISEIDTGDIDAVLHRNGEIVAKGNSSAVLGHPLNAVSWLARKVESFGVRLRKGDVILPGTATRAIDISSGDHFVAEFAGLGSVTLDFD, from the coding sequence GTGGCGGTCGACCAGGCAATACGCGAGCAGATCGCGGCCGATCTGTGGAACGCGGAGCACAGTGCGGTGGCGATTGACCGGCCGACCGATTCGTATCAGGGACTCGACGTCGTCGACGCCTACGAGATCCAACTGATCAACATCCGTAAACGCCTGGATGCCGGAGCGAAGGTCGCCGGGCACAAGGTGGGTCTCGCGTCCGAGGCGATGCAGAAGATGATGAACGTCGACGAGCCGGACTACGGCCATCTGCTCGACGAGATGCAGTACTTCGAGAAGACCCCGATCGACGCCGCGAAACTGTGTTTTCCCCGGGTGGAGGTGGAGGTCGGGTTCATTCTGGGCAAAGACCTCCCCGGTGCGGGATGTACCAATGACGACGTCATCGATGCGGTGGAGTGGGTGGTGCCCTCCATCGAACTGATCGACTCGCGGATCACCGATTGGAAGATCACGCTGTGCGACACGATCGCCGACAACGCATCGTCGTGCGGCTGGATCCTGGGCGAGCAGCGCGTCCCGATCAGCGAGATCGACACCGGCGACATCGACGCGGTGTTGCACCGTAATGGGGAGATCGTGGCGAAGGGCAATTCGTCGGCGGTGCTCGGCCACCCGCTCAATGCCGTGTCGTGGTTGGCGCGCAAGGTGGAGAGTTTCGGGGTGCGGCTGCGCAAGGGCGATGTGATTCTGCCCGGTACCGCCACTCGCGCCATCGACATCAGCTCGGGTGACCATTTCGTGGCCGAGTTCGCCGGCCTCGGATCGGTCACCCTCGATTTCGACTGA
- a CDS encoding thiolase C-terminal domain-containing protein: MNSSTAPSPTIVDAWWICMPPDERDTVGLRDTVAESGERRPRVTGRPLPQPTLRSAEFWASGADGVLRIARCEACGRLSHPRPPMCPHCRSRDVTMSPVTGRGVVVAVTVNEQQWLPAFPAPYIIAIVALEEDSAARLTTNIVGCDPGDVGVGTRVRVTFEQAAADIWIPLFELDDERPDEGPIPEPEDLSARSRPMASPDKFEERVAITGIGQSEVGRRLMVDPLTLTVDACEAAVADAGLRFEDIDGLATYPGGPIGGGLTEGGTMPVEEILRIRPTWVSGGNEFPGQNGSIIAAMLAVASGLCRHVLCYRTVWESSHAAMVRDGRWVVPDARATGMTEHRAPYGAMSPANWIALCASNYFHRYGGSRETLGAIAVTARQHAAANPEAVYREPITMDDYLGARMISSPFGLYDCDVPVDGAVAVVVSAVDYATDGPNPPVFVEAVGTQIMETLSWDQGTLTHLPQSLGPSKHLWTRTDCSPDDVDVALLYDGFTFNALSWLEALGFCELGGAADFIGDGDAIRLGGRLPVNPHGGQLSAGRLHGYGFFREAVRQLRGHADSRQVPDAELAVVTAGGGVPSGAILLRR; encoded by the coding sequence ATGAACTCCTCGACGGCACCGTCGCCGACCATCGTCGACGCGTGGTGGATCTGCATGCCGCCGGATGAACGTGACACGGTCGGATTGCGCGACACCGTTGCCGAATCAGGAGAGCGGAGGCCACGAGTGACGGGCCGGCCACTGCCGCAGCCCACGTTGCGGTCGGCTGAGTTCTGGGCCTCGGGTGCCGACGGCGTGCTGCGGATCGCGCGATGCGAAGCGTGCGGTCGGCTGTCGCATCCGCGGCCACCGATGTGTCCACACTGCCGCAGCCGCGACGTCACCATGAGCCCCGTCACGGGGCGCGGTGTGGTGGTCGCCGTCACGGTGAACGAACAGCAGTGGCTGCCCGCCTTCCCGGCGCCCTACATCATCGCCATCGTTGCGCTGGAAGAGGATTCCGCGGCCCGCCTCACCACCAACATCGTCGGCTGCGACCCGGGGGACGTAGGCGTCGGAACGCGTGTGCGCGTCACCTTCGAACAGGCGGCTGCCGACATCTGGATCCCGCTGTTCGAACTCGACGACGAACGGCCCGACGAGGGCCCGATTCCCGAACCGGAGGATCTGTCCGCGCGATCGAGGCCGATGGCGTCGCCGGACAAGTTCGAGGAACGGGTGGCCATCACCGGCATCGGACAGTCGGAGGTGGGGCGACGGCTGATGGTCGACCCATTGACCCTGACCGTAGACGCCTGCGAAGCGGCGGTCGCCGATGCCGGACTGCGCTTCGAGGACATCGACGGGCTGGCGACCTATCCCGGCGGCCCGATCGGCGGTGGCCTCACCGAGGGCGGCACGATGCCGGTCGAGGAGATCCTGCGCATCCGCCCGACCTGGGTCAGCGGCGGCAACGAGTTCCCCGGGCAGAACGGCTCGATCATCGCGGCCATGCTCGCGGTCGCATCCGGCCTGTGCCGACACGTGCTGTGCTATCGCACGGTCTGGGAGAGCTCACACGCGGCCATGGTCCGCGACGGCAGGTGGGTGGTGCCGGATGCGCGCGCCACCGGGATGACCGAGCATCGGGCCCCCTACGGGGCGATGTCGCCGGCCAACTGGATCGCGTTGTGCGCCAGCAACTATTTTCACCGATACGGTGGCTCCCGGGAGACGCTCGGTGCGATCGCGGTCACCGCTCGACAGCATGCCGCCGCGAATCCCGAGGCCGTGTACCGCGAGCCGATCACCATGGACGACTACCTCGGCGCGCGGATGATCTCGAGCCCGTTCGGTCTCTACGACTGCGACGTCCCCGTCGACGGCGCGGTCGCCGTGGTGGTCTCGGCGGTGGACTACGCCACCGACGGTCCGAACCCGCCGGTGTTCGTCGAAGCCGTCGGTACCCAGATCATGGAGACGCTGTCGTGGGATCAGGGAACCCTGACGCACCTGCCGCAGTCGCTGGGGCCATCGAAGCACCTCTGGACACGGACCGACTGCTCACCGGATGATGTCGACGTGGCCCTGCTCTACGACGGGTTCACCTTCAACGCGTTGTCGTGGCTCGAAGCTCTCGGCTTCTGCGAACTGGGCGGTGCCGCGGACTTCATCGGCGACGGAGATGCGATCCGACTCGGCGGCCGGCTGCCGGTCAACCCGCATGGTGGTCAGCTCTCCGCCGGACGGCTGCACGGTTATGGCTTCTTTCGCGAGGCGGTCCGGCAACTGCGTGGACACGCCGACTCGCGCCAGGTGCCCGATGCCGAACTGGCTGTGGTCACCGCGGGCGGTGGGGTGCCGTCCGGTGCGATCTTGCTCCGCCGATGA
- a CDS encoding SDR family NAD(P)-dependent oxidoreductase → MDLAHRKAVVVGGASGMGRATAEALAAGGATVAILDREGSDGKDVAAEIGGTFHAVDILDFDGTEGVLADAVSEMGGLHIAVNTAGGGRVQKTLGRSGPHDLDMFRQVVDLNLVGTFNLNRLQAQHMSANDPVDEERGVIVNTSSLAAFEGQIGQVAYAAAKAGIAGSALAMARDLGPLGIRVVAIAPSLFSTGATAKFSEDQVAPLVKDAAFPKRMGRPSEYAKLALAIVDNPMLNGQCLRLDAGQRFAPR, encoded by the coding sequence ATGGACCTCGCACACCGGAAGGCCGTCGTCGTGGGCGGAGCCTCGGGCATGGGCCGCGCCACCGCGGAAGCACTCGCCGCCGGCGGTGCGACCGTGGCAATCCTCGACCGAGAGGGCAGTGACGGCAAGGACGTCGCCGCCGAAATCGGGGGTACCTTCCACGCGGTGGACATCCTGGACTTCGACGGAACCGAAGGCGTGCTCGCCGATGCGGTGTCCGAGATGGGTGGACTGCACATCGCGGTGAACACGGCCGGCGGCGGAAGGGTGCAGAAGACCTTGGGCCGCAGTGGCCCCCACGATCTCGACATGTTCCGTCAGGTCGTCGACCTGAACCTGGTCGGCACGTTCAACCTGAACCGCCTCCAGGCGCAGCACATGAGCGCCAACGATCCCGTCGACGAAGAACGCGGCGTCATCGTCAACACGTCATCGTTGGCGGCCTTCGAAGGCCAGATCGGCCAAGTCGCCTACGCCGCAGCGAAAGCCGGAATCGCCGGTAGCGCCCTGGCCATGGCCCGCGATCTGGGCCCGTTGGGAATTCGCGTGGTCGCGATCGCACCGAGCCTGTTCTCGACCGGCGCCACCGCGAAGTTCAGCGAAGACCAGGTGGCCCCGCTGGTGAAGGACGCCGCCTTTCCAAAGCGGATGGGACGGCCGAGTGAGTACGCGAAGCTGGCGTTGGCCATCGTCGACAATCCGATGCTCAACGGGCAGTGCCTGCGACTCGATGCGGGGCAGCGGTTCGCGCCACGTTAG
- a CDS encoding type IV toxin-antitoxin system AbiEi family antitoxin domain-containing protein → MGADSGYVCTARRGGEPVGGLVRRNRVKLSKQLRQFALERDGVVTAAEADVHGLDNSALRRLVGSGDWVREAYGIYRLAHHPVTPRSTIRIAVLRVGGTAILSGLGAAYWHGVANSPPATVTVTATPGGHVKPVPGVRAVRRLDDRDVVERSHLMVTGLPLSVLEGAVEGDVSVLDRALLLRRVSERQLRAVYDRRRGTVGATAMGRLLEGVGSGARSSAERLTVGLFEAAGITGWIANYSSGRYVIDFAFVAERVAVEIDGMAYHRDADAFQNDRTRRNDLIAAGWTVLNFTWNDLVNHPDDVIARIVAALSAAASTQM, encoded by the coding sequence GTGGGTGCCGATTCTGGCTACGTCTGCACAGCGCGCCGGGGCGGGGAACCCGTCGGTGGGCTGGTGCGTCGAAATCGGGTGAAGTTGAGCAAGCAACTCCGCCAGTTCGCGCTCGAACGTGATGGGGTGGTGACCGCGGCAGAGGCCGATGTACACGGTCTCGACAACTCGGCGCTGCGCAGGCTGGTTGGGTCGGGCGATTGGGTGCGGGAGGCCTACGGCATCTACCGTCTCGCCCATCATCCGGTCACCCCGCGCAGCACGATCCGTATCGCGGTTCTCAGAGTGGGTGGCACCGCGATTCTGTCCGGACTGGGTGCCGCCTACTGGCATGGCGTCGCCAACTCGCCGCCGGCGACCGTCACGGTCACCGCCACTCCCGGTGGCCACGTGAAGCCGGTACCCGGCGTCCGGGCTGTTCGTCGTCTCGACGATCGTGATGTGGTCGAACGTTCCCACCTCATGGTGACTGGATTGCCGTTGTCCGTTCTCGAGGGCGCTGTCGAAGGAGACGTATCCGTTCTGGATCGGGCACTGCTCCTGCGCCGTGTGTCCGAGCGGCAACTTCGGGCCGTCTACGACAGGAGGCGCGGGACCGTCGGGGCGACGGCGATGGGACGCCTGCTCGAGGGCGTCGGCTCGGGCGCGCGCTCCTCGGCCGAGCGGTTGACGGTCGGTCTGTTCGAAGCGGCCGGCATCACCGGTTGGATCGCCAACTATTCGAGCGGGCGGTACGTCATCGATTTCGCGTTCGTCGCCGAGCGTGTCGCCGTCGAGATCGACGGAATGGCCTATCACCGTGACGCCGATGCATTCCAGAACGACCGCACTCGCCGCAATGACCTCATCGCCGCCGGCTGGACGGTACTCAACTTCACCTGGAACGACCTCGTCAACCACCCCGACGACGTGATCGCCAGGATCGTGGCTGCGCTCTCGGCCGCCGCCTCCACGCAGATGTAG
- a CDS encoding acyl-CoA dehydrogenase family protein → MDFALSTEQLDLAEAERAWLHKHDPILERRESIDESPARITAAMRKHVAESGLAGLLTIAVGATHVDLLVLAEAHGWAGSALPLAEMAIAARLLEDIGHSSADDAAESTEIVVPVPPAPGLHMRIDGDTLRVTGRSAPITGLIDADRIVVVSQTDDGAEVAAVIRVEAIEVTVLDTLDLLRSWAVVDIDVTLESGDWATLSTGSAAALSEQLATFRAVDALGCADRLLTMAIDYAGQRSQFGQPIGSFQAVKHHLANMALWVEASRSVLWRAALALDGDNPGERAAAVAAAVAYACKSSGDTGQLALQIHGGIGFTWEHDVHLLIRRIKVDELLDGTVADHRRRVVDLHAAG, encoded by the coding sequence ATGGATTTCGCGCTGAGTACCGAGCAGCTCGATCTCGCCGAGGCAGAGCGCGCCTGGCTGCACAAGCACGATCCCATCCTGGAACGACGCGAGTCCATCGACGAGTCGCCCGCCCGGATCACTGCCGCCATGCGCAAGCACGTCGCCGAATCCGGCCTGGCCGGGTTGCTCACCATCGCCGTCGGCGCTACCCATGTTGATCTGCTGGTGCTCGCCGAAGCCCACGGATGGGCAGGCAGTGCGTTGCCGCTCGCCGAGATGGCCATCGCCGCCCGACTACTGGAGGACATCGGACATTCGAGCGCCGACGACGCGGCCGAGAGCACCGAGATCGTGGTCCCGGTACCTCCCGCACCCGGCCTCCACATGCGTATCGATGGTGACACCCTCCGGGTCACCGGCCGCAGTGCGCCCATCACCGGCTTGATAGACGCCGACCGCATCGTCGTGGTGTCACAGACCGACGACGGGGCAGAAGTGGCAGCCGTCATCCGGGTCGAGGCCATCGAGGTCACCGTTCTCGATACGCTCGATCTGTTGCGATCATGGGCGGTGGTCGACATCGACGTCACCCTCGAATCCGGTGACTGGGCAACGTTGTCCACGGGTTCGGCCGCCGCGTTGTCCGAACAGCTCGCGACCTTCCGCGCCGTCGACGCCCTGGGCTGCGCCGATCGACTTCTGACCATGGCCATCGATTACGCCGGACAGCGTTCGCAATTCGGACAACCGATCGGTTCTTTCCAGGCTGTGAAACATCACCTCGCGAACATGGCGCTCTGGGTGGAGGCATCGAGATCGGTCTTGTGGCGGGCGGCACTCGCGCTCGACGGTGATAACCCCGGCGAGCGCGCGGCTGCGGTGGCTGCGGCGGTGGCCTACGCCTGCAAGAGTTCCGGCGACACGGGCCAACTCGCACTACAGATCCACGGCGGCATCGGATTCACCTGGGAACACGACGTCCATCTGCTCATCCGGCGGATCAAGGTCGATGAACTCCTCGACGGCACCGTCGCCGACCATCGTCGACGCGTGGTGGATCTGCATGCCGCCGGATGA